CATCGGACGGATCGAGGCCGCCGACAAGGGCACGCTGTTTCTCGACGAAATCGGCGACATGACCTTCGATACCCAGATCAACCTGCTGCGCTTTTTGCAGGAAGGGATCATCGACCGGGTTGGCGGCAACACTTCGATTCGCGTCAACGCGCGCGTCATTTCGGCCACCCACGTCGACCTGCCCAAGGCGATTGCCCTGAGTCGTTTCCGTGAAGACCTGTTCTACCGGCTCAACGTCTGCCGCCTGCACCTGCCGCCACTGCGCGAACGGCATAGCGACATCCTGCCGATTGCCCATTACCTGCTCGATTTTCACGCCGGGCGCCTCGGCGTGCCGCGCAAGCGGCTGTCGACCGAGACCGGTCGTGCCATGGTGGGTTATTCATGGCCCGGCAATGTTCGCGAGCTGACCAACCGCATCTGCCAGGGTCTGGTCATGGCCAGCGGCCGGCATATCAAACCGCAGGACATGGGGCTCAATCCGGGGGCACCGTTCGAAAGCCGGACGCTGGAAAAGGCCCGCAAGGAGGCCGAGCGCGATGCGGTCAGGATGGCGCTGGCGCTGCACAACGGCAGCAACGTCAAGGCCGCGCAGGAGCTGGGGGTTTCGCGCGCGACCTTTTACCGGCTGATGCAGCGCCACCTGGGCGTGACGCTGGAGGGCGGCGAAGCGCTGGGCACCGCGGCCGAGAATGCCGGTTCCAGCGGTGACGATGCCTCGTCGTGAGGCACCTGCCGGTCAGCGCAGCCCCTGCGTCAGCGACGGAATCCAGTTCTCCACCGCAGCGCGTCCGATCGCACCGGGCTTGAGTCCGATCACGATCTGCATTGCATTGCTGACCTTGAAGCCATCACCGTTGACCTTCGCCATCTGCGACAGCTTGCCACCGCCGATCGACTGCGATGCAACCCCGGCAAGGCCGCCATTGACCGTCAGTGCCAGCGCGTCACCATTTTCCGGAACGAGCGTGGGGACCAGCCGCCAGCCCTCGGCCATCGACGGTGTGGCCTTGAGATCACCTTCGGTCAGTTGAATCTGCGCCACGTTATGGGCCACATTGCCGCTGCCGGCAACCTGGTTCAGCTGGGCTACGCCCTTTACGTCGATTGCCTGGCCGCCGGGGAGACTGCTGACCACGCCGCCCGACGCATCGTTCAACTGGTAACGGCTGATGGTTGCACTCCGGTCCGCACCGATATTCAGCGTGACGGCACCGCCCACCTTGGCGCCATCCGGCCGGGTCCAGACCGAGGCCAGCTGCACGCCGAAATGCAGGACTTCGCCGGCGCTGAGATAACGGCCGCGCAACTGGGACAGGGCCTGGTCGTCCAGCGTGGAAAGCATCAGCGGACTCGTCGTCGGCTGCACGGCCAATGCGGGTGCGATGACCGTCGCCGCCGCAACACCCAACCAGTATTGCTTGTTCATATTCCCCTCGCTCTCCGATCGCAATCAGAAAAAATCGCTGTGCAGGAAGCCGTACTCGATCAGTTCGGCGGTTGGAACGGGTTGCGCCGCATTGATCCCGGACCGGGCCGACAGCGCCGGTGCGACACGGACCAGCGGGTTGTCCACGCGGTAGCCCTGGCCCACGACCGCCAGCAGCACGCCGCTCCACTGCGACGCGAACTCTTCCATGCTGATCGCCCGGTTCCCGACCGACGGATCAGCAACGTAGACGGTATCTGCCGTGGCCTTGCGGACCACGACGAAATGCTTGTAGCCATTGGTATCGAGCAGCGTGATTGCCGGGATCTTCAGCGCCGGCAACGCTTCCAGCGGCAATTTGTATCCTTTGCTGCGGAAACCCAGCGCTTCGACATAGCGCTTCATGTCGAGCATCGAGAAGCCGAGCTTGCGGACGGTCTCCTGGTCTGCTTCGCCCATCATGCCCTTGAGTACGACCTCTTCAGGCGCATCGAGCCCGTAGGCGTAGCGCAGGATCGTCGCCAGGGTGGCGGCACCGCAGCTGAAATCGGTTTTTTGTTCAATGACATTGGCAAAGCGCGCCTCGCGCAGGCTTTTTACCTTGAGTTGCGGCCGGATCGCACCAGTGAAACCCGGTACCGGCATATCGGCGGCACCGGCGGGAATCGCCAGCGCCAGCAGCAGAAGAGTCAGGATCGGTTTCATGATGAGCAGGATGCGAAGGGTTGCCCCTTCGCATCCACACCTCCTGCGTCGTTGGTTAGAACGCCGCGGCGATCGCGAGGCTGTTGGCTTGCTGGTTGCCGATACCGGCTGCCGAGTTCACCCCGATGTTGCCGACGGCGCCAATCACAGAAGCGTTGATGCCGGCAAGGTTGTCGAGGAAGAAGCCCTGGACGGTATCGTTGTGGTCGCTGATCTGCAGGCCACCGGCGGTTGCCACCGCCAGCGCGCCGTGGTTGACCGCAGCGATCGAGGCGATATTGGCTTGCTGGTTGCCGACACCTGCAGCCACGTTCGCGCCGATGTTGCCAGCCACGCCAAGAAGGCTGCCGTTAACGCCTGCGGCAGTGCTCGGCAGGATCGGCACGATGCTGAACACGAAGGAATCGTTCAGCTCGCTGTTTTGCTCGTAGTTGGCCACAGCAGTCGAGACGCCAACTGCAACCGTCCCAAAGAGCCCCGGGATCCCGAACAGGCCGCCGATGACCGGCGCCGAAGTCGTGCTGGCCAGAGCCAGCGAGTTGGCCTGCTGGTTGCCGTTGCCGGCAGCCGAGTTCATGCCCAGGTTGCCGACGACACCGATACCGGACAGGTTGATCCCGGCAGCCGAGGTGCCGACGATCAGGCTGTTGTTGTCGATGCTCTTTTGTGCGGTGAACACCGTCGCATCGGCCGCCGTGGAGCCCAGCACCAGCGCGCCGCCCAACACGAGCGCGTTCACATCGACGTTGCTGGACGCGTTGTCCACCATGGTCTTGGTGTAGCTCAGTTCGTTACTGATCACGGCGGTATCGACGATCACCGACAGCTTGAGGGCTGCCTCGAGATCGAGGTCATCCGCCTCGGCAAAGGCAACGCCCGACATGCTGGCGAAAACGGCGGCGACTGCGGTGAGTTTCAGGGTTTTCATTTTGCTTCTCCTCAATGCTTAAGAAAGTGCTGCATGGACAAAACAAAACAACTGCCTAGGGACTACACGAGCGACCTGTCTACAGGCCGTTAAGAACCGGGTGGCCGCGAGAACTGCACCGCCAACGCATTGGTCGTGATATTGCCGTTACCCGCCACCTGGTTGATCTGGAACACCCCCCGGCCGCCCGAAAAGGCCGCGGGATCGATATTCGTCTGCTGGGTCGGGATGATCTCGCCCACCAGCTGCTCGACGACACCTGCGGTACTGCCCGCCAGCAGGCTGTCATCGGCGGCACGAATCGTCAGGGCCGAGAAGCCGGTGTGTGCGACACCGCCGATGCCTTGCGCAATGGCCAGCTGATTGGCGCTGACATTGCCGTGGCCAGCCTGCTGATTGACGCCCAGCACGCCCCGGAATCCGGCAAATGAAGGCCCTTCGATGCTCGCCACCGCCGCGCCGTTGGCCGGGCCCACCTTGCCGCGTTGCACCACCGAGCCGTGTGCCATCGCGGCCACCGAACCGTCCGGACTGACCGCAATCGCCCGCATATTGGCCGCGGCATTTTCGTTGCCGGCGCTCACGTTGACCGACAGCACGCCCTGGCTCGCCATACCCGAATTGCTGATGATTGCGGTATCCAAGGACCAGGACGTTCCGGCCCAAAGGCAGCCAATCAGCGACGGCAGCAAAAGTCGTTTCATTCTTGAGACTCCTCAGCGCGGCAGCAGTGGCGACATGGCGTTGATGACCGTGCCGCCAACACCCAGCGCAGCCCCCATGCCGCCGCCGCCGGCCGAGCGTCCCGTGCCGCCAACCGACGCACCGCCAGCCGCTGCGCCCCCCAGGGCGACACCACTGCCCAGCGGCGCATTCGCCATGCCGCGGTCCAGAGCCTGATCGGCGCGCATATTGCCCATCAGCGCATCGTCCGCACTGCCGATCGCCGAGGTCCGCGCCACTTGCGATGTCACCCGGTCCGCCGGCGATACCTGCACTTCAACGGTTTTCGGCGACTTCGGGCTGTCGGGGCGGAACGCCGTACGGGGTGCCACATTGCGTGTGATGACAATCTCGCTGCCATCGGATTCGGCATGAGCAAGCTGCGAGCCACCGGCCAGTAACGCTGCATACAGCGCGGCGGTGAGTTGCACAGACTTGAAGTTGGCTTGCCACATGTTCGGCTCCGGTACTTTTTGCTTGCCGACTCCAATGCAGGCGCCGTGCCAATGAGATTCAACCCATTGATTTAAATCACAAACACAATTTCAAACCCGCAGCGAAAATCGCCGAACGAATCAGAAGTGAGACATGTTTTGACGATAAACCGCGGGCAGCCACCAAAACGCGCCGATCCGGCGTCTGCGGATACCGCCGGAACCGGCGAGAACGAGGCTGGCCGCGGTTCGCAAGAAGGCGGCCGCCCTGAACCACTGAGCCTGACCGGCCAAATGCGTCTCAGAACTGAGTTAAGGCAACAAAAAACCCCGCGATTGCGGGGTTGTCTGGCATTCATCTCCGGCCGGACACGCGGCCGCGCGACATTCAGTCGCCGTAACCGGCCATCGCCTCGCCGAGACGAACTGCCGCGGCCGGCGTCCAGCCCGGCGCAAACCGCGGTGCCGGTTGCGGGAACAGCAGCACGACGGTCGAGCCGAGCAGGAAGCGGCCCATTTCCTCGCCTTGCTTCAGCGTGATCTGCTGGTCGCGGTAGTCCCAGTGGCGCACGGTCTTCTCGCGCGGCGGGTTGACGACACCATGCCAGACGGTCGCCATGCTGCCGACGATGGTCGCACCGACCAGCACCAGTACGAACGGGCCGTGCTCGCCTTCGAACTCGCAAACCACGCGCTCGTTGCGGGCAAACAGCCCCGGCACATGGCGTGCGGTCGCCGGGTTGACCGAGAACAGTTCGCCCGGCACGTAGATCATCTGCAGCAGCCGGCCGTCGCACGGCATGTGGATGCGGTGGTAATCCTTCGGGCTCAGGTAAATCGTCGCAAAACTGCCGTTGTCGTAACGGCTGGCCAGTTCGGCATCGCCACCGACCAGGGCCGTCGTCGAATAGCGGTGGCCCTTGGCCTGGAAGATCTGATCGTGCGCGATCGCACCGCACTGGCTGATCGCACCGTCAACCGGGCAGACCAGCGGCGAGCTCGCCAGCGGGCGGGCGCCGGGCTTGAGCGCGCGGGTGAAGAAATCGTTGAAACTGGCGTAGCTCGCGATGTCCGGATTGGCCGCCTCGGCCATGTTCACACCATACTTGGCGACGAAGCGGCGGACGATCCACGTCGTCACCTTGCCACGTGCAGGCTGCGCCACCCAGCCGGCAAATACGGTCAGCGCCAGCTTGGGCACGGCATACTGCAGCAGGACTTTCAGGCGTTCGGGCACGCGGCGCTCCGGTTCTCGTCAAACCGGCGATTGTAACGCAAGTGCCGAACCGCCTGCGCCCTCGCCCGAGGAGCGCGACCGTATTAAACTCTGCCTGTTGCACCCTTCACCGGCGGCCCCCCGCCACGAACCGAGAACACCATGACCTTGAACACCAAGAGCCCGATGAACCTGCGCCGCCAGAGCATTTACCTGCTGCCCAACCTGTTCACGCTGGGTGCGCTGTTCGCCGGTTTCTACGCCATCGTCCAGGCCATGAACAACCGCTTCGAGCATGCCGCGGTGGCGATTTTCGTCGCGATGATCCTCGACGGCCTCGACGGCCGCGTTGCCCGGCTGACGCACACGCAATCGGAGTTCGGCGCCCAGCTCGACAGCCTCTCGGACATGGTCAGTTTCGGCGTTGCGCCGGCGCTGGTCGCCTATGAATGGATGCTCAAGGACTACGGCAAGACCGGCTGGATCATCGCCTTCGTCTACTGCGCGTGCGCGGCGCTGCGGCTGGCGCGCTTCAACGTCAATATCGGTGTCGTCGACAAGCGCTGGTTCCAGGGGCTCGCCAGCCCGGCCGCCGCCGGCATCGTCGCCGGCCTGGTCTGGAACGTGCACGAGTTCGCCGACGAGATCGAGCCCTTGACCCATCTGCTGCCGCTGGTCGCCATGGCGTTCACCCTGTTCGCAGGGCTGTCGATGGTCGTGAACGTGCGGTTCTGGAGCTTCAAGGAATTCAACGTCCGCAAGACGGTGCCGTTCTACGCGATGCTGATCATGGTGCTGGTGCTGATCGTGCTCGCCGCCAAGCCTGCGCTGGCACTGTTCCTGTTCTTTGTCGGCTATGGCGTCTCCGGTTACCTGTACTGGCTGTGGCAGTTGCTGCGGCGGAACAAGCTGCAAGCGCCACAA
This window of the Jeongeupia sp. USM3 genome carries:
- a CDS encoding C39 family peptidase, producing MKPILTLLLLALAIPAGAADMPVPGFTGAIRPQLKVKSLREARFANVIEQKTDFSCGAATLATILRYAYGLDAPEEVVLKGMMGEADQETVRKLGFSMLDMKRYVEALGFRSKGYKLPLEALPALKIPAITLLDTNGYKHFVVVRKATADTVYVADPSVGNRAISMEEFASQWSGVLLAVVGQGYRVDNPLVRVAPALSARSGINAAQPVPTAELIEYGFLHSDFF
- the pssA gene encoding CDP-diacylglycerol--serine O-phosphatidyltransferase, encoding MTLNTKSPMNLRRQSIYLLPNLFTLGALFAGFYAIVQAMNNRFEHAAVAIFVAMILDGLDGRVARLTHTQSEFGAQLDSLSDMVSFGVAPALVAYEWMLKDYGKTGWIIAFVYCACAALRLARFNVNIGVVDKRWFQGLASPAAAGIVAGLVWNVHEFADEIEPLTHLLPLVAMAFTLFAGLSMVVNVRFWSFKEFNVRKTVPFYAMLIMVLVLIVLAAKPALALFLFFVGYGVSGYLYWLWQLLRRNKLQAPQ
- a CDS encoding sigma-54 dependent transcriptional regulator → MSIADKFLFQVGGNVKEPWHSVLSASGWQMMHIPDAQRLTGVRHVGNATVGLIYADEALLPKLGKLASQFAKHDLAWILLVEQRLVGSPAVARFIDEFCYDYHSLPVNPGVLIVTLGRAHGMVTLHRTQQTSDNEYQSEIIGEHPSIQRIRRDIRKIAPTDVNVLISGESGTGKELIARALHQQSPRADAPFIAVNCGSLPANLVQSELFGHERGAFTGASEKRIGRIEAADKGTLFLDEIGDMTFDTQINLLRFLQEGIIDRVGGNTSIRVNARVISATHVDLPKAIALSRFREDLFYRLNVCRLHLPPLRERHSDILPIAHYLLDFHAGRLGVPRKRLSTETGRAMVGYSWPGNVRELTNRICQGLVMASGRHIKPQDMGLNPGAPFESRTLEKARKEAERDAVRMALALHNGSNVKAAQELGVSRATFYRLMQRHLGVTLEGGEALGTAAENAGSSGDDASS
- the asd gene encoding archaetidylserine decarboxylase (Phosphatidylserine decarboxylase is synthesized as a single chain precursor. Generation of the pyruvoyl active site from a Ser is coupled to cleavage of a Gly-Ser bond between the larger (beta) and smaller (alpha chains). It is an integral membrane protein.), producing MPERLKVLLQYAVPKLALTVFAGWVAQPARGKVTTWIVRRFVAKYGVNMAEAANPDIASYASFNDFFTRALKPGARPLASSPLVCPVDGAISQCGAIAHDQIFQAKGHRYSTTALVGGDAELASRYDNGSFATIYLSPKDYHRIHMPCDGRLLQMIYVPGELFSVNPATARHVPGLFARNERVVCEFEGEHGPFVLVLVGATIVGSMATVWHGVVNPPREKTVRHWDYRDQQITLKQGEEMGRFLLGSTVVLLFPQPAPRFAPGWTPAAAVRLGEAMAGYGD